The Paenibacillus sophorae genome has a segment encoding these proteins:
- a CDS encoding glycoside hydrolase family 31 protein → MRKKGKSMSLSRKLAKATICLSLLSGTAAGVLPATVAFAETQPEADTPLNKQNLQPLSVQSLEALDNGVKLNLGDYQGFIRLFSEDMAKISVVKNGEAEFVSPGIAKKDWQTPKFTSKETDKEYTLSTSELTVKINKQPFGVKFLDKQGNVINEDAAQGVGYEGGKPYAFKKTDSTENFYGFGEQSGGLNKRGKSLGMWNTDAYSYNKNTKYLYTSIPFFIGLKDKKAYGIFFDNTFRSYYEMASEKDDYYYFYANGGTLTYYFINGPEIGDVIDRYTELTGKSETPPMWSLGFHQSKWGYTPEELVDVAKTYREKKIPLDTMHFDIDYMDGYRVFTWNDQYKQALKTLKNDGFRAITINDPAVKQDENYRMYQEGTANDYWAKNPDGSTFFGDVWPGRSAFPNFLKSDVRNWWADNLGTLLNEGVDGIWNDMNEPAVFDGPFHTAPLDTVFESDNGEKKLHTEVHNLYGHLETEATYNGFLKNKPNTRPFVLTRDMYAGTQRYAALWTGDNVSNWEHLQMSIPMNANVGLSGVPFVGNDIGGFAKSPGNVPTPELFARWIEVGAFLPFARDHYDNSAKSGLAGGQEPWNFGKEVEDISRKYISMRYELLPYLYNQFKESAENGQPVQQPLVYQFQDDAKTYNIEDQFMFGDSLMLAPVVKEGQTSREVYLPAGETWVDYWTGKSYEGNQTITVKADLGTLPIFVKNNSIIPRQEVEQSTDEKKLENLILDTYLNDKASYSFYEDDAETLDYKQGEFNITEFKVEKKGNHIEFEQDKKAQNYDSAIKSYTLKLHDAEQPKKIQAAKHKYDQVGSLEQLNGQESGYYFDSAEHVLYVKIPVDEDRSVKIQ, encoded by the coding sequence ATGCGTAAAAAGGGAAAGTCTATGAGCCTTTCTAGGAAACTGGCAAAGGCGACCATCTGCCTAAGCTTGCTGTCAGGAACGGCTGCGGGCGTGCTTCCGGCAACTGTAGCGTTTGCGGAAACCCAGCCTGAGGCGGATACCCCGTTAAACAAACAGAATCTTCAGCCGTTATCCGTACAATCGTTAGAAGCTTTGGACAATGGAGTGAAATTGAACCTGGGCGACTACCAGGGCTTTATCCGGCTCTTCTCGGAGGACATGGCCAAAATCTCGGTGGTAAAAAACGGCGAAGCTGAATTTGTCTCCCCCGGGATCGCTAAGAAGGATTGGCAGACACCTAAATTCACGTCCAAGGAAACGGATAAAGAATACACCCTTTCCACTAGCGAGCTTACTGTAAAAATTAACAAACAACCGTTCGGCGTCAAATTTTTGGACAAACAGGGGAACGTTATCAACGAAGACGCGGCGCAGGGTGTCGGCTATGAAGGCGGCAAGCCGTATGCGTTTAAAAAGACGGATTCCACTGAAAATTTCTACGGTTTCGGCGAGCAATCCGGCGGGCTGAACAAACGCGGCAAAAGCCTTGGCATGTGGAATACCGACGCTTACTCCTACAACAAAAACACAAAGTATCTATACACTTCGATTCCCTTCTTCATCGGTCTGAAAGATAAGAAAGCATACGGGATTTTCTTCGACAATACGTTCCGCTCTTATTATGAAATGGCCAGCGAAAAGGACGATTACTACTACTTCTACGCCAACGGCGGCACTCTGACTTACTACTTCATCAACGGTCCGGAAATCGGCGACGTTATCGACCGGTACACCGAGCTGACAGGTAAATCCGAGACGCCTCCAATGTGGTCCCTGGGCTTCCATCAAAGTAAATGGGGCTATACACCGGAAGAACTCGTGGATGTGGCCAAAACCTACCGCGAGAAAAAAATCCCGCTCGACACGATGCATTTTGATATCGACTACATGGACGGATACCGCGTGTTCACCTGGAACGACCAGTATAAACAAGCGCTGAAGACGCTGAAGAATGATGGCTTCCGCGCCATCACGATCAACGATCCGGCCGTCAAGCAGGATGAGAACTACCGCATGTATCAGGAAGGAACCGCTAATGATTACTGGGCGAAAAATCCGGACGGCTCCACCTTCTTCGGCGATGTGTGGCCAGGCAGATCCGCCTTCCCGAACTTCCTGAAGTCGGATGTCCGCAATTGGTGGGCCGACAATCTCGGAACCCTCTTGAATGAAGGCGTTGACGGCATCTGGAATGATATGAACGAACCTGCCGTATTTGACGGTCCTTTCCATACAGCGCCGCTGGATACTGTATTTGAAAGCGACAACGGGGAGAAGAAGCTGCATACGGAAGTCCACAATCTTTATGGACATCTTGAAACCGAAGCGACATATAACGGCTTCCTCAAAAATAAACCGAACACCCGTCCATTCGTGTTAACCCGGGACATGTACGCAGGTACGCAGCGTTACGCGGCACTCTGGACCGGTGACAACGTAAGTAACTGGGAGCATCTGCAAATGTCGATTCCGATGAACGCCAACGTCGGCTTGTCCGGTGTTCCGTTTGTCGGCAATGATATCGGCGGCTTTGCGAAATCGCCGGGCAATGTTCCGACGCCTGAGCTGTTCGCAAGATGGATTGAAGTCGGCGCCTTCCTGCCGTTTGCCCGCGACCACTACGACAACAGTGCGAAATCGGGACTCGCAGGCGGGCAAGAGCCTTGGAATTTCGGCAAAGAGGTTGAAGACATCAGCCGCAAATACATCTCCATGCGTTATGAACTGCTGCCTTACTTGTACAACCAGTTCAAGGAATCCGCGGAGAACGGTCAACCGGTTCAACAACCGCTTGTTTACCAGTTCCAGGACGACGCGAAGACGTATAACATCGAAGACCAGTTTATGTTCGGCGATTCGCTGATGCTTGCACCTGTTGTCAAAGAAGGCCAAACGAGCCGTGAAGTGTATCTGCCGGCCGGCGAGACATGGGTCGATTACTGGACTGGCAAATCGTACGAAGGCAACCAGACGATCACGGTTAAAGCCGATCTTGGAACACTGCCTATCTTCGTGAAGAACAATTCGATCATCCCTCGTCAGGAAGTGGAGCAATCCACCGATGAGAAGAAGCTGGAAAATCTGATTCTTGACACCTATCTGAACGATAAAGCCAGCTACAGCTTCTACGAAGACGATGCGGAGACCCTGGACTACAAGCAAGGTGAATTCAATATCACGGAATTTAAGGTGGAAAAGAAAGGCAACCACATCGAGTTCGAGCAGGACAAGAAAGCTCAAAACTACGATTCCGCCATTAAGTCCTACACGCTTAAGCTGCATGATGCCGAGCAGCCGAAGAAAATTCAGGCGGCTAAACACAAATATGACCAAGTGGGCAGCTTAGAGCAGTTGAATGGGCAGGAAAGTGGTTACTACTTCGATTCGGCTGAACACGTTCTGTATGTCAAGATCCCAGTCGATGAAGACCGCAGTGTAAAAATTCAATAA
- a CDS encoding alpha-amylase family glycosyl hydrolase yields the protein MKKITSMALTLPLLFSFASGALAKPQIQSDSGLGVYYEIYVNSFSDSNNDGKGDLNGILQKLDYLNDGNPHTKKDLGVDSLWLMPIGPSPSYHKYDTTDFYSVDLAYGSTEDFRRLTEEAHKRGMKVTIDLALNHTSNKHPWFLDAVKDKHSPYRDYYIWADENTDLNEKGPWGQQLWYETYPGSGDYYYALFIDFMPDLNFDNPKVREEMINVGKHWLNQGVDGFRLDAAMHIYSKPDEADKNVAWWDEFKRGLAEVKPDVYLVGEVWDRPYKIAPYYKALDSSFDFDLSSKILDAVQNGSDNGLAAFASNTLDLYSEYAANPIDAPFLTNHDQVRTMSVLNGDVNKAKTAASILLTLPGNPFIYYGEEIGMLGEKPDENIREPFRWYPGSGEGQTTWEPSRDNSGPDAVSVEAQAKDKDSLLSHYKELIRIRHESPALMKGDIHEMPTGDSRIMGYTRTFEDDSVLVLHNLSGDTVTIELSDEQWQGRKLDFTTSNGVKVKKSGDQLEITIPGYTTCGLK from the coding sequence ATGAAAAAAATTACATCCATGGCCTTAACTCTACCCTTACTGTTCAGCTTCGCCAGCGGTGCTCTTGCCAAACCGCAAATTCAGAGTGACTCGGGCCTTGGCGTCTATTACGAGATTTATGTCAATTCCTTCTCCGATTCCAACAACGACGGAAAAGGCGACCTGAACGGCATCCTGCAAAAGCTGGATTATTTGAATGACGGAAACCCGCATACCAAGAAAGATTTGGGCGTCGATTCGCTGTGGTTAATGCCGATCGGTCCTTCCCCCAGCTATCATAAGTATGATACGACGGATTTCTACAGTGTAGATTTGGCGTACGGCAGTACGGAAGACTTCCGCCGCCTGACGGAAGAAGCACATAAACGGGGAATGAAAGTGACGATCGATCTTGCGCTCAACCATACCAGCAACAAGCACCCTTGGTTCCTGGATGCCGTCAAGGACAAGCACAGCCCGTACCGGGATTACTATATCTGGGCTGACGAGAACACCGACCTGAATGAAAAAGGGCCTTGGGGACAGCAGCTCTGGTATGAGACGTATCCGGGTTCCGGGGATTATTACTACGCCCTGTTCATAGACTTCATGCCGGATTTGAACTTTGACAATCCTAAAGTGCGTGAAGAGATGATCAACGTCGGGAAGCATTGGCTGAACCAGGGAGTTGACGGCTTCCGCCTCGACGCAGCCATGCACATCTACAGCAAGCCTGATGAAGCGGATAAGAATGTCGCATGGTGGGATGAATTCAAGCGGGGACTTGCCGAAGTCAAGCCGGATGTTTACCTGGTAGGAGAGGTGTGGGACCGACCGTACAAGATTGCGCCTTACTACAAAGCGCTGGATTCTTCCTTCGACTTCGACCTGTCCTCGAAGATTTTGGATGCCGTGCAGAACGGTTCGGATAACGGGCTGGCTGCTTTTGCTTCGAATACCCTTGATTTGTACAGCGAATACGCCGCGAATCCGATTGACGCTCCGTTTCTGACCAATCACGATCAGGTACGTACAATGTCCGTATTGAATGGGGACGTTAATAAAGCTAAAACCGCCGCCTCCATCCTGCTCACCCTGCCCGGCAACCCGTTCATTTATTATGGAGAGGAAATCGGCATGCTCGGGGAGAAACCGGATGAGAATATCCGCGAGCCGTTCCGGTGGTACCCGGGAAGCGGAGAAGGCCAAACCACTTGGGAGCCCTCCCGTGATAATTCAGGTCCGGACGCCGTCTCCGTAGAAGCGCAGGCGAAGGACAAGGACTCCCTCCTCTCCCATTACAAGGAGCTGATCCGCATCCGTCATGAGAGTCCAGCCTTAATGAAGGGCGACATCCATGAGATGCCGACCGGAGACAGCCGAATTATGGGGTACACCAGAACCTTCGAGGATGACTCCGTACTCGTTCTGCATAATCTGAGCGGCGACACGGTAACCATCGAACTGTCCGATGAACAATGGCAAGGGCGTAAGCTCGACTTCACCACTTCAAATGGCGTAAAGGTCAAGAAATCCGGCGATCAACTGGAAATCACCATCCCCGGTTATACGACCTGCGGCTTGAAATAA
- a CDS encoding DUF1361 domain-containing protein, with protein sequence MKELNYPKVFLMLAGLTLATLAVYGIVSLRTDDFYKFLIWNLFLAWLPFLFSLAAHALHRRDSHSLLLLPLGAAWLVFFPNAPYIMTDLLHLTIRSGIYIVGGVVQSRFWYDLTMLLLFTWTAWLTGFFSLYQFQTVIWRKSNLLLSWVFVLAACILGGYGVLLGRVYRLNSWDVLTDRHRLYQLMLDSVNRQSVFFSLFIALVLLVIYATLYSLLNARGSGGRGYEMSGFQSRRGSS encoded by the coding sequence ATGAAGGAGCTGAATTATCCGAAGGTATTTCTGATGCTTGCCGGACTCACTCTGGCAACGCTGGCCGTATATGGCATCGTTTCGCTGAGGACCGATGATTTCTACAAGTTTTTGATCTGGAATCTGTTTTTGGCCTGGCTGCCGTTTCTTTTCTCGCTGGCGGCGCATGCGCTGCACAGACGGGATTCGCACAGTCTGCTGCTGCTTCCGCTTGGAGCGGCCTGGCTGGTCTTTTTCCCAAATGCCCCGTACATCATGACCGATCTGCTTCATCTGACAATCCGCAGCGGTATTTATATTGTTGGCGGCGTCGTCCAGAGCCGGTTCTGGTATGATCTGACTATGCTCCTGCTGTTCACCTGGACCGCCTGGCTGACCGGCTTCTTCTCTCTGTACCAGTTCCAGACGGTGATCTGGCGCAAATCGAATCTGCTGCTGTCCTGGGTCTTTGTGCTCGCCGCCTGCATCCTGGGCGGGTATGGGGTGCTGCTGGGCCGGGTATACCGCCTAAATAGCTGGGATGTGCTGACCGACAGGCACCGGCTGTATCAGCTTATGCTGGACAGCGTGAACCGCCAGTCCGTCTTTTTCAGCCTGTTCATTGCCCTTGTGCTGCTGGTCATCTATGCGACGCTGTACAGTCTGCTGAATGCGCGCGGCAGCGGAGGCCGAGGTTATGAGATGAGCGGATTTCAGTCCAGACGCGGGTCGTCGTAA